GATCCCCAGGATGTCGAGCCGCTGCTTGCGGATCTCGGGCAGCAGGAGCTGGGCGCTGGCCGGGCGCGTGATGGGCGCGATGACGTCGGGCTTGGCCGCCTTGGCGCGCGAGACCTCCGTCGAGAGATCCTGGGGTGGCTCCGGCCACGGGATCACGTCGACGATGTCCCAGGACGGCTTCGCCGCCGCGTGCGCGGCCTGGAAGCCCTTCGCGTTGTTCTGGCCGAACAGGTCGTTGGCGTACATCAGGACGACCCGCTTGGGCGAGACCCCGGCTTCCTTGAAGATCTCGCCGAAGTACTGGACGGCCTTCCGGCCGAAGGACGACCCGGTTGGAAAGTTGCGGTAGACGTACTGGACCTTCTGCTGCCCTTCCTTGACCGCCTTGGCCACATTCGCCGTGATCGGGTCGGCCGCGGCGATGTCGACCAGGAACGGTATGCGCCGCTGCTGCGTCACGGGGACCATGGCCGCCGTGCTGCCGGAGTCGAAGGAGCCCATCAACATCTGCGCGCCCTGGTTGATCACGCGCTCGGCCTCGGTCCGCCCCACGTCGGGTTTCGTCTGGGTGTCCCCGAGCACCAGCTCGAGCTTCATCCCGCCCAGCGCCTTGATCCCGCCGGCGGCGTTGATGGCGTCGGCGGCCATCTGGGCGCCCAGCCGGGAGGCCTGCCCCGGTTCGGCGAGCGGCCCCGTCACGGGATGGACGACGCCGACCTTGAAGGTGGGCGCCTGCGCCCGCAGCACCGCGGGAAAGCCCGCGAGCGCCGTCGCGCCCGCCGCGGCTCCCGCCGTCTTGAGGAAGGTCCTGCGATCCGTGCCTTTGCCTGTCCGGTGCTCTCGCATCACGACCCCCTTGTCAGAGCGTTCCTATGAGCTGTTGGGCGATGATCATACGCTGGATCTGGTTGGTGCCTTCGTAGATCTGGGTAATCTTGGCGTCGCGTATGTAGCGCTCGACCGGGAATTCCCGCGTGTAGCCGTAGCCGCCCAGGTTCTGGACGATGAAGATGGTCGAGGTCGCGGCGCAGGCCGAGGCGACCTCCTCTGACGCGAGACAAAAGGCGAGCGAGCCGACGGCCGTGCCGCCGTAGGCCTCGGGGATGTGCAGGCCCATGAGCCCCTGCTTGCCCAGGACCGCGAGCTGGTCGTGAGGGTACTCGCCGGTCTCGTCCACGCGGGCGGCCAGCGGCGCGATGCGCTCCCGGGCGATCTCTCGGGCGAGATCGCGGACGGCCCGCTGCTCGTCGCTGAGATAGAAGAGATTGTGCATGGGCGGCGTTGCCCGGTGGCGCCAGTCGGTTATTTCCGGCTGTAGTCGTAGAAGCCGCGCCCAGTCTTGCGCCCGAGCCTGCCCGCCATCACCATGCGCTTGAGGAGCGGCGGGGGCGCGTACCTGGGCTCGCGGAACTCCTCGAACATCACCTCGGCGACGAACATGGTCGTGTCCAGCCCGACCAGGTCCAGCAGGGTGAACGGCCCCATCGGGTATCCGCAGCCGAGCTTCATCGCCTGGTCGATGTCCTCGAGCGTGGCGAGGCCGCCCTCGTAGACGCGGATGGCGTCGAGGAGGTAGGGCACGAGCAGCCGGTTCACGATGAAGGCGGTCGAATCCTTGGTCTTGACCGGCACCTTGCCGACGGCCTGCACCCACTCGAAGGCGGCCGCAACCGTCGCGTCGTCGGTCAGGATGGACTGCACGACCTCCACGAGCTTCATGAGCGGCACCGGATTGAAGAAGTGCAGTCCCAGCACCTGCCCCGGGCGCTTCGTAGCGGCGGCCATCGCGGTGACGTTGCACGAGGAGGTGTTCGACGCCAGCAGCGCGTGAGGCCGGCAGATAGCGTCGAGCCTGGCGAAGGTCTCGTTCTTCAGCAGCTGGTTTTCGGTGATGGCCTCGATGACGAGGTCGCAGTCCTTGAGGTCTTCGAGCTGGGTCGAGCCCTTGAGACGCCCCAGCGTCTCGTCCTTGGCCCGCTCCTCCATCTTGGCCTTGGCGCAGAGCCCCTCGAGGCTTTTGCGCATCCCATCCAGCCCCTTGTCGAGGAAGGCCTGGTTGGCCTCGATCACCACGGTCGGAAAGCCGGCCTGCGCCGAAACCTGCGCGATGCCGGAACCCATGAGCCCGCAACCGATCACACCGACCTGCTTGATGGCCATACGCGAGCGACCTCCTCCGGGCGAGGTGCGGATTGCGACGCGAAGCGGCGGCGGGCTACTTGCGGCCGCGGCCGGGCAGCGACCGCAGGGCCATCATCTCGTGCTCGACATCGCCTGGCGGGCACGGGTTCCTGATGGTCATCGTGACCGACGCGGCGTCGGTGCCGTACCGGACCGAGCCGTCGGGCATCACCTGCGGCTGGTCGAAGCGCACGGGCTTGGCCTGGACCGCGTCGGGTCGGAGCATCTCCCGCATCACCGACTCGGGCTTCTCGACGGGCCGCGAGAGCATCTGGAGGATCATCGGCGCGTTGAGACCCTGGCGGACCTCCTCGGCGGCGGCGGGCGTGCTGATGCCCCCCGCCAATGCGGCCGACAGCAAGAGCACGATCACAATCCGCCTAGTCATGCAGCCCTCCGTCACGCCCGCCACTATCCATCACCCGCCCCATCATAGCCGGACCGACCTCGATCGTGGCAAGGAATCGTACTGCCGACCCCTTAGTCATATTGCCAACTCTTTAGTCATACTGCCAACTCCTTAATCATACTGAATGAGGGACTCGATGCGGTAGCCCTTCAGCCGCTCGCGCCCCTTGAGAAATCTCAGCTCGATCAGGAACTCGCAGGCGACCACGGCGCCTCCCAGCCGCTCGACCAGGCGCAGCGTCGCGGCCATCGTGCCGCCCGTCGCGAGGAGGTCGTCCACGGCCAGGACCGTCTGGCCCTTGGTGATGGCGTCCTCGTGGATGGCGAGCACATCCCGGCCGTACTCGAGCTCGTACTCTTCCTCGATCACCGCGGCGGGGAGCTTGCCCTTCTTGCGCACGGGCACGAAGCCCGCCCCGATCTCTCGCGCCAGCACGCCGCCGAAGATGAACCCGCGCGACTCTACACCGACCACGACGTCGACCGAGCCCTTCCGGTACTTCGCGGCCAGATGCTCGATCACTGCCGCCCACGCCGGCCCGTCCTTGAGCAGCGTGGTGATGTCTTTGAAGAGAACGCCCTCGGTGGGGAAGTCCTTGATATCGCGGATCTTTGCCCTCAGCGACGCCACGTCCATGACGGGGAAGGATGTTACCCGCCGCAAAGGAATGACGCAACACGAAAAAGCCGTCAGCGCATCAGTCGTGAGGCCAAATCGCCGAGGTCGGCGACGATCAGATCGGCATGGGTGGCGCCGGGCCGCCCGGCAGCAGCGTAGTGGACGCCGCGCATCCCGACGCCCTGCGCCCCCTGCACGTCGGCGACGGGATTGTCACCGACGTGGGCCGCTTCACCCGCCCCGATGCCGAGCTCCGCGAGGGTTCGCCGGAAGATCTCGGCGTCGGGCTTACGGTAGCCGACCTCGTCGGAGTAGGCGACGGCCGTGAAATGGCGCAGGAGATCGTGCCGCTCGAGGACCCGCCGCAGGATGACGCCCGGAGTCCGGCCGGTGTTGGAGATGATGCCGCGCGCGACACCCCGCGACGCGAGCTCGCGCACGGCCTCCGCCGCCCGCGGCGTGAGCTCTGGCGGCACGTGGAGCACCGGCTCGATGTAGCCGGCGAGCGCCTCCTCGAAAAGGGCGGGCGTCAGGACGTTGTGGTCGATTACGAGCCAAGGAGCTACGTGCTCGTCGTGCCGTCGGTAACCTAGAGATTATCAATAGAAAGCCGGCGGGTACGCCGCGGGCCGAAGGCGGTTGCGACTAAGCCGTCCCCGGCGCCCGAGTGGCGTTCACAATTCGACGGTTGGGAGCGGAGGATAGCCGTTCTAGCGCCGCGCCAGTGCCTCGCGGACTTTTCTCGCCAAGTCGTCTGGGGTGAACGGCTTGCGCAGAAGGAATCGAGCAGGCCCGCTTGCAGCAGCCGCGGCGATCATCTCGTCCGTGTACCCTGACATGTAAAGGACGCGCAGCCCGGGGCACGTAGTGGCCAGGCGTTGCGCCAGTTCGGATCCAGGCATCGCCGGCATCACCATGTCCGTCAGGAGCAGATCAATGGCTCCGTTCCGCCGTTCCCCGATGGTGAGTGCTTCGAGCGGATCGCCTGTCTCAAGGACCGTGTAGCCGCACGTCTTCAAGATCTCGGACGCGAGCCGCCGCACTTCCTCGTCGTCCTCGGCGAGCAGAACAGTCTCAGTCCCTCGCATCAGATCTCGCGGCGATACTTTCGGAGCTTCCGTGGCGTTAACCGGCTCCGTAATCCGAGGCAGGTAGGTCGTGAAGGTCGTCCCGCGGCCTAGTGCGCTATCGACTCCAATGTAGCCGTCACTTTGGTGCACGATGCCGTGTACGGTTGAGAGGCCAAGGCCGGTTCCTTTGCCCGGTTCTTTAGTGGTGAAGAACGGCTCAAAGATCCGTGCCAGGGTCAGCGAATCCATCCCGCACCCCGTATCCTGAACACTCAGGGTGACATACCGGCCTGGAGGCACATGGCCTTGCGCATGGAGAGCAGCCTCCTGCACGTCTCGGCGCGCGGTCTTGATTTTCACCATCCCGCCGTCCGACATCGCGTCCCGAGCATTCACGACTAAGTTCATGACTACTTGCTCGACTTGCCCGGGATCGGCCATGACGTGACCAAGGCCGCTGCCCGGCACGATCACGACCTCGATATGCTCCCCGATCAAGCGTTTCAGCATGGGCGCCACGCCGGCCACAAGCGCGTTGAGATCGAGCGGCTTCGGCTCCAGGACCTGCTTGCGGCTAAACGCGAGGAGCTGGCGGGTGAGACCGGCGGCCCGTTGGGTGGTCTTCTCGATCAGGTCGAGATCCCTGCGCGCCGGATCATCCGGGCGCAGCTTCCGGAGCAGGAGGCTGCTGCGGCCCCCGATGACAGTGAGCAGGTTGTTGAAGTCGTGGGCGATGCCGCCTGCCAGTTGGCCAAGGGCTTCTATCTTCTGGGCCTGTCGAAGCTGCGCCTCGAGCTGTTTGCGCTCGGTGATGTCCTGGAAACTCCACTCGGAGTGCAGCACACACCCGCCGGCGTCTCGCACCAGCCCAACACTGGCGGTCACCCAGGCCAGCGTCCCGTCCCCGCGCCGCCCGTGAATCTCAAAGTTGTGCACGGTATCCTGGCTCTCGAGGATCGCCGATAATCGACCCCAATCTTCCGTGTCCGTGAACAGCTCTCGCGAGTTGATCCGGAGAAACGACGCCACATCGGGATAGCCCCAGATGCGAGCCGCCGCCGGATTCGCGGCGAGGATGCGACCGTCCGGCAGCGACCGGACGAGCCCAACCGGGGCGCCCTCGAACAGGGCCTGGTAGCGGACCTCGGCAGCCCGCGCGGCGGCACGCTGCCGAGCGTGCTCCACCGCGCTCCGGGCCGCCGCCGGCATGCGAAGAAAGCGCTGCTGGTCCTTGAGCACATAATCGTCCAGCCCCTTGCGTAACGCCGCCACGGCGATCTCCTCAGTCAGGGTCCCCGTGCAGAGAATCACTGGGCAGTCCGGCCATCGGGCCTTTATGGTATCCAGCAGGGTGAACCCGTCCGTGAACCCCATGTTGTAGTCGGTGATAACGAGATCGTAGGGCTCAGCGTTCAGAGCACGCTCGAGCGCCTCGGCATCGCCGACTTCGCATACCTCCAACGGCTCGAACTCTTGCTCGAGGGCGCGGCGGATAAGCACACGATCATCCGAGCTGTCATCGATGAGCAGAATCCGGAACTGGTCGTCCATTAGCGTTTTATGCCCGGCCAATCTCCGGCTGTTCGTTCAGGATCAGCCAGTAGAGGTTCACGCTCTTGACCATCTCCAGCAGGGCCTCGAAGCCCACCGGCTTGGTCAGGTACGAGTTGACGCCAAGGTCATACGCGCGGTTGACATCGACACTCTCGCGTGAGGATGTCAGCACCACCACGGGCAACCGCTTGAGGGTGCCGTCTTGGCGGACCCATTTGAGCACTTCGAGCCCCGAGCGCCGCGGAAGCTTGAGATCCAGTAGCATGAGCACCGGCAGGGAAAATTGGCGCCGGTCGGAAAAGGGCGGGTCACCCTTGAGGTAGGCCACCGCCTCCTCGCCGTCCCGGACCAGCTGAACCGAATTCGCCAGGTTTGCCTTGCGGAAGGCTCGCTGGATCAGGAGCGCGTCATCCGGAGAATCCTCGACGAGCAGAATCGGGTAGGCGTTCGCGTGCATGATCAGGCCTCCGCGCTCTTGAGTTCCACCCAGAATCGGCTCCCCTGGCCGAGGGTCGATTCGACCCCCACTTGGCCGCCGAGGCGGGCTATCCCTTTCTGAACGATGGCCAAGCCGATCCCGGTTCCGGGATACTGCTCGACCCCGTGGAGCCGCTCGAACGCCCGGAAGATGCGTTCACGATGCTCCGCGATGATCCCGATCCCATTGTCCTCCACGCCGAGCCGAACCCAATCCCCGCGTAGCTCAGTCCAGATCCTAACGCGGGGTGGCGTGTCCGGGGCCACGAATTTCACGGCATTCGTGAGGAGATTCGCAAGGACCTGGCCGAAGACCGCTCGATGCGCCATCACCCGCGCCAGGGGCCGGTCGACGGTGATCTCGGCCCCGCGGTCCTTGAGCTCCGTCGCCAGCTGCCCACACACCTCATCGACCACCGTCTCGACATTGACCGGGTCGAGTCGCACCTCGGTTCGGCTCAGTCGGCTGTAGGCCAGGAGATCCTGAATCAGAGCGTCCATGCGGTGGCTCGCGGCCACGATGCGCTGCGCATAGTCCTGTCCGGTGGAATCCAGGCGCTCGCCGTAGTCCTCCAGCAGTGCTTCCGTGAACCCCTGCATGGCCCGGAGCGGCGCCCGGAGATCGTGCGAGATCGAATAGCTGAAGGTGTCCAGCTCCTGGTTCGCCGCTTCGAGCTCTTGCGTGCGCTCCTGCACCCGTTGCTCGAGCTCCATCGCCTGCCGTTTGACGCGCTCGTAGAGCCGAGACTGTGCGATCGCGATGGCAATTTGGGCCGCGACCTCGCTCGCGATGCTGACCTGCTCGGGCGAAAATGGCCCTGCGCCGCCGCCGAAGCTGAGCGCGCCGATGAGCTCCCCTCCGGCGATCATGGGCACCACCATGTACACGTGGACACCGCTGGCGAGCAGGGCCTCCGCCTCGGGGCTCCGCGGCAGGGCATCGACGTCGATCATCTGGAGCTCCCCGCGCCGCAGGGCGGCCACGTCACCCATCAGCGCGAGCGGGAACCGGACGCCAGGCCCGACATGGACGCGGCGGCGCCCGGCCGCCGCCAGCCACTCCACCTCGCCAGCCTCGAGGTCGAACAGGTTCACGATGGCGCGGGGGACCCCAAGCAGCTGACGTACCCGCCCGAGGGTCGCCTCGGCGATCACCGCCGGCGTCTCCGCGGCGAGCAGCCCGCGGTCGATCTCGTGGAGGATAGCGAGGCGCTCGGCCTGATGCCGGGTCGCGGCCTCCGCCTGCTGCCGCACGGCCGCCTCCTCGATGAGCTTCCGATTCATCGTCTCGACTTCGGCCGCCCGCTGTGCCAGGGCTTGGTGGGACTGCGCCACAGCGTCGGCCATCTGATTGAAGGCGCGCGCCAGTGTCGCCACTTCGTCCTGGCCGCTCACCGCGACCCGGGTCGACAGCTCGCCGGCCGCGATCCTCTTGCTCGCCTCGGCCAAGCGCAGCAGGGGGCGCGTGAGACGGCGAGCGAACCCCACGCCTACCGCGATGGCGCCCACGGTGCACCCGACGGCGATCCAGATCAGCACGGAACCGAGACGTGCCGCAGGGGCCTGAGCCGCGGCGGTGGACCTGATGACTACAACCCCCCAGTCGAACGGCTTGATCGGCACGTACGCACCAAGCATCTCGTCGCCGCGGCCGGGCCCGCGGAAGATCATCGTGCCCGCGCGTTTCGACAGCACCGCTTGGACCACTGGCTCGGCCCGCATGTCGCGGAGGGACTCCACTACAGCTCGCGAATCAGCGATGAGCCGGCCCTGGCTATCGACCAAATAGATGGCGCGCCCGTCGTCATGCGCCGCGACCGATACGAGACGGTTCATCGTCTGGAGGGAGAGCGCCCCGACCAATACGCCTGCCACGCGCCCATCGGCGTGGAGGACGGGCACGGCGGTCGCGACGACCGGCCGCTGGGTGGCTTTCGAGACGTAGACGCCCGAGAGGTACGGCTGTCGCGTTCGCATCGCCTCACGAAAGAAATCGCGGGAGGAAAAATCTTCGCCTACGGTCTCGGCGTGAGGCACCCGAGCCCGAATGATCCCCTGGGCATCCTGGACGAAGACATAGTCAAACTGCCGGAAGTGGCGGGCGACGTTCTCCAGGACCGTCCTGGCCTCGTGCCAGTTCCCGCTGGTGATCTCGTGACGCAGCTTCGGGCGCTCGGCGGCCTCCCGCATGATCGCCATGGCGTCAGCGACGTACTGCTCTACCGCGTAGGAGACCCCGAGCGCGACGGTGTGGTTGGTGGCCAGAGCGCGCTCACGGAGCGCCTCCGCGCTGCGCCAGACTGCGAGCCCGGCCATGAGGCCGATGCTCAGCAGGACAAGCAAGGCGACGCCCAGCGCAAGCTTGGCGGTCAGGCTCCGGACAGTCACGATCCCGTCACCCATCTCTGATAAGAGCTTGGCGCCGGCGGCCAAGGAGAGTCAACGTTTCTAGTGCCGCTGTGTAACTATTTGACATTACAGGCTGCTCACGAAACCAGGACCCTGCCCCGACCAGCCCGAATCCAGCCTTGCCGAAGGAATTATTCCATCTTGGTCATGACGCGGGCGCCCACTTCACGCGGCGGATCGGGACCCGGCTGGGCTGGTAGGGCTCGGGACCCGAATACCTTTGCGTTGGGCTCGGGCGAGGGCCTCTCTCATTGTTGCTGATGACCACGCAGGAGTTGGCGGGGAGACGCCCGGCCTTACACGCATCAAAGACGTAAGTCATGAGGGAACGCCACCTTTAGCTCGTTGTGGTTACCCTGCACGTCTGGCTGGCAGCGGGCGGCGCCTTCAGGAGGACTCGGGAGACGCCCGGCGACGCCGTCTCCAGGACGAGCCGGACCTGATCGGCGATCAGCGGATCGCGATGGCGGCCCCAGAAGCGCTCGACGAGCACGTGCTCGGAGCGGTCGTAGGCCTCCGCCACCTCAGCCTCGCCGATCCTGCTGCCGGCGCAGATTCTCCGGTGAGTCGCGGACGAGGGTTTCCCAGAAGTCGAACGTGACGGCCTTGATCATCCGCCTACTCGAACTTCGCCGGGCGCTTCTCGAGGAACGCCAGCGCGGCTTCGCGCCCCTCGCCCGTCGTGTAGTTCTGGGCGAACGCGTCGATGCCGATCCGGACGGCGGAGGCCAGGTCGGTGTTCCGCCAGCGGATCATCAGCTCCTTCTGGAGCCTGATGGCCGGCGGCGCGCACGCGAGGATCTTCTCGACGAGCGCGGCCGTGACCGCTTCCAGGTCCTCCGCCGGCGCCACACGGTTGACGAGTCCCCAGGCGAGAGCCTGGTCGGCGACGATACTGTCGCCCGTCAGGAGCATCTCGGCCGCGCGCCCGGGGCCGACGAGTGCGGGCAGGAGCGCCGCCTCGATCACCGAGGGCGCCCCCACCTTCACCTCCGGCAATCCCAGCTGGGCGCCGGCGGCGGCGACGCGGAGGTCGCAGGCCATCGCGAGCTCGAAGCCGGCGCCCAGGCACGGGCCGTTGACCATCGCGACGGTTGGGAAGGGCGCGTCGTGGACGGCGTGGATCGCCTCGTGCAGCGACGTGATGAGGGCCTTGGCCGTGGCGGGACTTAGGTCCCGGAGCACCTGCACCTGCATGCCGGCCGTGAACGCGCGCCCGGCGCCCGTCACGACGGCCGCGCGCACGCCTTCGTCCCGCGCGAGAGCCTCGAATGCCGCGCGCAGCTCGGCGATGAGCTCGGGGACGATCAGGTTGAGCGGCGGGCGGTCGAGCGTCACCCACGCGCAGCCCCTTTTCTTGTCGACGCGCACGAGCGAGGGCATAGGGGCTAGTAGCGGCGCATCGACGGATCGACGGCGCGGGCCCACGCGTCGAGGCCGCCCGCCAGGTTCCGGGCATTGGCGAAGCCGAGGCCGCGGAGGTACTCGGCGACGGCGGCGCTGCGCACGCCCTGGTGGCAGTAGACGATGATCTCGGTGGCCGGGTCGAGCTCGTCGGAGCGCAGCTCGATCTCCTCGATGGGGATGTGCAGGGCATTGTCGAGCCGGCAGAGGCGGGTCTCCCAGTCCTGGCGGACGTCGAGGAGCACGAGGGGTTCGCGCTGATCGAGCCGCTGCTTCAGCTCAACGGGCGTCAATTCGGGACTCATGGATGAAGGCCCTCCGGCTCCGACGATATCACGCCGCGGCCCCCTCGTCGGGGAGCAGGACGGACGTCTCGGGCGAAACCTCTACCCTGACCTGGTCGCCCAGCTTGAAGCTCCGCCCGACAAGGGCCGAGGTGATCATCTCGACCCTGATCGTGCCGCCGGGGATCGTCACGTCGTAGAGCTGGCGCGAGCCCTCGAAGACGTGGGCGGCCACCGTCCCCGGGATGCCGCCGGGCGCGAGCGCAGCCTCCTCGACGCGAAGCGCCTCAGGCCTCAGGCAGAGCAGCGCCCGGTCCCCCACCGACCAGGCGTGCGCCCCCGACGACACGGGCAGGCGCGCGCCGCCTCGGGTCTGGACGACCACGCCCATCTCGCGCAGCTCGATCACGCTCACCGGCACGAGGTTCGCGGCGCCGACGAACTCGGCCACGAACGCGTTCCGCGGCTTCCAGTAGATCTCTTCGGGCCGTCCCTCCTGCACGAGGGCGCCGTCGGAGAGCACCGCGATCCGGGTGGAGAGCGACAGCGCCTCGGCCTGGTCGTGGGTGACGTAGAGGGTCGTGATGCCGACGTCGCGGTGGAGTCTCGCCAGCTCGAGCCGCATCTGGGAGCGGAGCTGGGCGTCGAGGTTCGACAAAGGCTCGTCGAGGAGGAGGAGGCGAGGCTGGACGATCAGCGTGCGCGCGAGCGCCACGCGCTGCTGCTGGCCCCCGGAGAGCTGCGACGGCCGTCTCGTCTCGAAGCCCTCGAGCCCCACCTGCTGAAGCGCGGCCTTGACCTTGCGGTCGAGCTCGGCCCCGGAGACCCGGCGCTCGCGCAGCCCGAAGGCGACGTTCTCGAAGACGCTCATGTGCGGCCACAGCGCGTAGTGCTGGAAGACCATGCCCAGGTTGCGCTTCCACGGAGGCACGGAGTCGATCGGCTCGTCGTCCACGAAGATGCGCCCCTCGTCGGGCTGGGCGAAGCCCGCCAGCATGCGCAGGAGCGTGGTCTTGCCACAGCCCGACGGGCCCAGCAGGGTGTAGAACTCGCCGGGGCGTATGGAGATGGACACGTCTTTCACGGCCCACGCGGCGCCGTAACGCTTGCCCACCCCTTCCATGCGCACCTCGGACAGCCGGATCACCGTTTCGTCTTGCGTCACGTGCGTGCCTCCTTCGAAAAGCCCCCCGGCCCGGACAGACCCACGAGCAGCGGCACGACCAGGAGCCCCATGCCGGCCAGCACCAGGTAGACCGCGCCCGGAGGCATCCAGGCGAGGAGGGTCGTGGCGATGACCGGGCCCACGAAGGCGGCCGCGATCCGCGATGAGTTGACGATGCCGATGGCCGTCCCCGACGCGCGCTGCGCGATGGCCGCCACGGACAGCGGGAAGACCGGCGCGATGCAGAGCACCTGCAGGAAGCGGAGGACGCCGAAGCTCCAGACGCCGGGCGCGGCGGCCAGCGCCGCCAGCCCGAGCGACGAGGCCGCGAGGAACCACACGATGGTGCGCCGGTCGCCCACGATCTCGCCGACACGCGGGGCGAGCATCGCGCCGACCGCCGCGGCCGCCCCGGTGGCCAGGAGCAGAAACCCGCTCACCTCGAGCATGTCCGACGGAGCGACTCCCAGCGGCGGAAGGATCTGCGGCAGGATGGCCGTGAGAAAGAAGACCTGCGTCGAGCCCGCGAGGACCAGGAGGCAGACCGTCGCCACCTCCTTGACCGATGCCGTCGGCGGGCGCTCGTGTAGGGGCCGCTCCACCGGCCGGTACGGCACACCCCACGCGACCAGGGCCGAGCAGGCCCAGAGCATGAGGCCCGCCGCCACGAACGAAAACCGGAAGCCGATGCGGACGGCCACGAGCGCGCCCGCGGCCGGGCCGAGCACCTGCCCCAGCGTCATGCCGGACTGGATCGACGCGATACCACGCCGCACGTCGCGGCCGGAGCGCCCCACCATGATGAAGGCGAAGGTCGACACGGCGCCCATGAAGCCCAGCAGCATGCGCGAGAAGAACAGCTCCGGAAGGGTGCGGGCCATCGCCATGAGGAAGAAGCCCCCGCCCTGCAGGAGCTGGGTGAAGATGTACGACCGCTTCGGGTGGCGCTCGCCGAAGAAGCGCGCCGAGAACGGCGCCGTCACCACGGTCACGAGCGAGCTGACGCCGAGGATCCAGCCCGTCCAGCGGAGCGTCGCCGCCGCGTCCACCGTCGACATCTTCAGGATGTAGAAGGGCAGGCTGACGAACACGAACGACCAAGCGAAGGTGCCGAAGAACATCGAGAACGGCAGCACCCAGTCGCCCCGGAACGTTTGCTTAGCCATGCCCTACGCCCGGAAGAGCCCGGCGCCGCCGCGCGCGAGGCGCGTGGCGAGCCAGGTGCCGGCCGCGACGAGCGCGATGGCGACCACGCCGAGCGCGGCGCCGGGGCCGCGGCCCACGGCCGACTGCATGTAGAGATAAATGCCGTACGAGAGCGGCCCGAGCTCGACGTGCGGCACGAGAAGAATGGTCGATGAGAGATCCACCGCGGAGCTGACGAAGGCCAGGAGCCCGCCCGCGAGAAGCCCGCGCCCCATGAGCGGGAGCGTCACCTTGAGAAACGCGCGCGCGCGGCTGGCGCCCAGGTTCTGCGCCGCTTCTTCGAGCGAGACCGGCAGCTGCTGGAGCGCGGCGTAGGCGCCGCGCACCGTGTAGGGCAGCCGGCGCACGGCGTAGACGATGACGAGGATGAGCCAGGTCGAGGTCAGCGGCGCCCCCAGCCCCGGCACGCTCCAGCCGTGGAAGACGTGCAGGTACCCCACCGCCAGCACCACACCCGGCACCGCCAGCGGCATGGTGGCGATGGCATCCAGCCACTGCCGCCCGCGGGTCCGCCCGCGCAGCAGGAGCCAGGCGATGACGGTCCCCAGTCCCACGTCGAGCGCCGCCGCCAGCAGCGCGTAGCGCAACGTGTTCCAGATGAAGTGCGGCGCGCGGAAGAGGATCTCGTCGTAATTGCCCAGCGTATACACGGAGGGCAGCGGCGAGAGACTCCAGACCTTGGACACGGACAGGAGCGCGATGCCCACGTGCGGGAGAAGCGCCGGCCCCAGGAGCAGGATGGCAATCGCCCACACCGCGAGCGTCCCGGTCGCGCCGAGCGCCACGGCCGGCGTCTCGCCGCTCCGCCCGAGCGACGTGAAGTCACCGCGCCCCAGGAGCCCCTTCGAGATCCACAGCGCCGAGAGCGACAGCGCCACCAGCACGGCGCAGATGACATAGCCGTCCACGTCGGTCAACCCCACCGTCGTCACGCGCATGTAGGCCTGCGGCGCCAGCAGCTTGGTGTAGTTGAGCATGAGCGGAGTGCCGAGGTCGTCGATCACGCGGATGAATGTCAAGAGCGCTCCGGCCGCGTAGCCCGGCAGTGA
The DNA window shown above is from Candidatus Rokuibacteriota bacterium and carries:
- a CDS encoding response regulator, yielding MDDQFRILLIDDSSDDRVLIRRALEQEFEPLEVCEVGDAEALERALNAEPYDLVITDYNMGFTDGFTLLDTIKARWPDCPVILCTGTLTEEIAVAALRKGLDDYVLKDQQRFLRMPAAARSAVEHARQRAAARAAEVRYQALFEGAPVGLVRSLPDGRILAANPAAARIWGYPDVASFLRINSRELFTDTEDWGRLSAILESQDTVHNFEIHGRRGDGTLAWVTASVGLVRDAGGCVLHSEWSFQDITERKQLEAQLRQAQKIEALGQLAGGIAHDFNNLLTVIGGRSSLLLRKLRPDDPARRDLDLIEKTTQRAAGLTRQLLAFSRKQVLEPKPLDLNALVAGVAPMLKRLIGEHIEVVIVPGSGLGHVMADPGQVEQVVMNLVVNARDAMSDGGMVKIKTARRDVQEAALHAQGHVPPGRYVTLSVQDTGCGMDSLTLARIFEPFFTTKEPGKGTGLGLSTVHGIVHQSDGYIGVDSALGRGTTFTTYLPRITEPVNATEAPKVSPRDLMRGTETVLLAEDDEEVRRLASEILKTCGYTVLETGDPLEALTIGERRNGAIDLLLTDMVMPAMPGSELAQRLATTCPGLRVLYMSGYTDEMIAAAAASGPARFLLRKPFTPDDLARKVREALARR
- a CDS encoding adenine phosphoribosyltransferase, which codes for MDVASLRAKIRDIKDFPTEGVLFKDITTLLKDGPAWAAVIEHLAAKYRKGSVDVVVGVESRGFIFGGVLAREIGAGFVPVRKKGKLPAAVIEEEYELEYGRDVLAIHEDAITKGQTVLAVDDLLATGGTMAATLRLVERLGGAVVACEFLIELRFLKGRERLKGYRIESLIQYD
- a CDS encoding response regulator produces the protein MHANAYPILLVEDSPDDALLIQRAFRKANLANSVQLVRDGEEAVAYLKGDPPFSDRRQFSLPVLMLLDLKLPRRSGLEVLKWVRQDGTLKRLPVVVLTSSRESVDVNRAYDLGVNSYLTKPVGFEALLEMVKSVNLYWLILNEQPEIGRA
- a CDS encoding acyl-CoA dehydrogenase family protein; its protein translation is MHNLFYLSDEQRAVRDLAREIARERIAPLAARVDETGEYPHDQLAVLGKQGLMGLHIPEAYGGTAVGSLAFCLASEEVASACAATSTIFIVQNLGGYGYTREFPVERYIRDAKITQIYEGTNQIQRMIIAQQLIGTL
- a CDS encoding HAD-IA family hydrolase; protein product: MPPELTPRAAEAVRELASRGVARGIISNTGRTPGVILRRVLERHDLLRHFTAVAYSDEVGYRKPDAEIFRRTLAELGIGAGEAAHVGDNPVADVQGAQGVGMRGVHYAAAGRPGATHADLIVADLGDLASRLMR
- a CDS encoding 3-hydroxybutyryl-CoA dehydrogenase → MAIKQVGVIGCGLMGSGIAQVSAQAGFPTVVIEANQAFLDKGLDGMRKSLEGLCAKAKMEERAKDETLGRLKGSTQLEDLKDCDLVIEAITENQLLKNETFARLDAICRPHALLASNTSSCNVTAMAAATKRPGQVLGLHFFNPVPLMKLVEVVQSILTDDATVAAAFEWVQAVGKVPVKTKDSTAFIVNRLLVPYLLDAIRVYEGGLATLEDIDQAMKLGCGYPMGPFTLLDLVGLDTTMFVAEVMFEEFREPRYAPPPLLKRMVMAGRLGRKTGRGFYDYSRK
- a CDS encoding ABC transporter substrate-binding protein, giving the protein MREHRTGKGTDRRTFLKTAGAAAGATALAGFPAVLRAQAPTFKVGVVHPVTGPLAEPGQASRLGAQMAADAINAAGGIKALGGMKLELVLGDTQTKPDVGRTEAERVINQGAQMLMGSFDSGSTAAMVPVTQQRRIPFLVDIAAADPITANVAKAVKEGQQKVQYVYRNFPTGSSFGRKAVQYFGEIFKEAGVSPKRVVLMYANDLFGQNNAKGFQAAHAAAKPSWDIVDVIPWPEPPQDLSTEVSRAKAAKPDVIAPITRPASAQLLLPEIRKQRLDILGIVGPGSPGLYEAGQLAALKEDLEYVMSCLPWANFKNPRTQKVAEDYLKRSGGKTFDTNSGYSYDGMMLIADILERAKSADPDTIVEAIKKTNYTGGLMQYAGPVVFNEIGDNPNAITTMVQILNQKPVAVWPKEAALQKFVFPRPKR